TAGATGCAGTTGTATACCAATTAGGTTTAGCGCGTACACGTCGTCAAGCACGTCAGTTAGTTAACCACGGTCACATTATGGTAGATGGCGCTCGCGTAGATATCCCATCATACCAATTAAAACCTGGTCAAGTAATTACAGTTCGTGAAAAATCACAAAAATTAAACATCATCGCTGAATCAGTTGAGTTATCGAACCACGTTCCTGAATACTTAACATTCGACGCTGACAAATTAGAAGGTACATTCGTACGTGTTCCAGAACGTAGCGAATTATCTGCTGAAATTAACGAACAATTAATCGTTGAG
Above is a window of Macrococcoides canis DNA encoding:
- the rpsD gene encoding 30S ribosomal protein S4, translating into MARFTGSTWKKSRRLGISLSGTGKELERRPYAPGQHGPNQRKKLSEYGLQLQEKQKLRYMYGINERQFRTIFDRAGKMKGIHGANFMALLASRLDAVVYQLGLARTRRQARQLVNHGHIMVDGARVDIPSYQLKPGQVITVREKSQKLNIIAESVELSNHVPEYLTFDADKLEGTFVRVPERSELSAEINEQLIVEYYSR